The Nitrospirota bacterium DNA window ATGGGCCGGCTTGATACGGGTAACTCCCTCGCATATTTTGAGAAAGCGCGAATAACTACAGAGGAAGGGTTAAAACTATACCCTAATGACGTGAACCTCACAGCATTAAGGCAGGAAATAATCTCGGCTGCGATCGGAGGTTTTGCAAGATAACATCTTTATTGAAAAACTTATTCTATCAGTTTGAACTTCTGCATCCTATACCTTAGGGCATCCCTGGAAAGGCCAAGGAGTTTCGCAGCCTTTGTCTGGTTGTCCCTCGTAACCTGAAGCGCCTGAATAATGAATTCTTTCTCAATATTTTCAATTGATATCCCGTCACCCGGCAGATTAAAGCTGAACTCGCCTGATTGTGATTTATTCTCAGAATCCTCATTTGTATGGCTTGGCCCGCTTCCATAATTCAATATCTCAAGAGGAAGGTGGCTGGGAAGCATCGGCCCGTCTGTTCCAAGTATAAAGACCCTCTCAACAACATTCTTGAGTTCTCTGATGTTTCCGGGCCAGTTATATTTCAATAAAAGCTCCTGTGCCTCTTTTGATATACCTGTGATATTCCTCCTGCACTCTTTTCTCAGCGTATTAATAAAATACATTGCCGTGGGTATAATATCTTCTTTCCTCTCCCTTAAAGCGGGAAACTCCAACGGTATAACATTAAGCCTGTAATAAAGATCTTCCCTGAAATTGCCTCTCTTGACCTCTTCCTTCAGGTTTCTGTTCGTAGTAGCTATGATCCTGACATCCACTGCTGTCTCTTTGAGCCCGCCTATCCTCATGAAGGTTTTTTCCTCTATCACCTTTAGGAACTTTGCCTGTGTCGACGGCTTCATGTCGCCGACTTCGTCAAGGTATACGGTGCCGCCATCAGCCATTTCGAATAGGCCTTTCTTTGACGCCTTGGCATCGGTGAATGAGCCTTTTTCGTAACCAAACAGCTCGCTCTCAACAAGCGTCTCGGGCAACGCTGTGCAGGTTACTTCAACAAAAGGCTTTGAGGCCCTCGGGCTATGATAATGAATTACTCTGGCAATTAAAGTCTTTCCTGTGCCGCTCTCACCCTGAATCAATACAGTATTTGCATCGCTTTCAGAAATTTTCCTTGCAAGGGCAACCATGTTAGACATAATTTCGGATTCGCAGATAATGCTGTCAAAATTATATTTTTGATGCTGCTCGCTCCTGAGAAAATTGACCTCTCTCTTCAGGTCAACATTCTCCAATGCCTTTTTGATGATTATTGATACCCTGCTCAGTTCAAAAGGCTTTTCCACGAAATCAAACGCGCCGAGCTTTATTGCAGTGACAGCAGTCTCTATATCACCATGAGCAGTAATAATGACAACAACGGTATCCTTGTTGAATTTTTTGATCGCCTCAAGGGTCTCCATGCCGCTGATGCCGGGCATATGGAGATCAAGCAGAACAATATCAGGAAGCTGGAACTTCTGTGTCTTAAGCCCCTCATCCCCGCTTTCTGCTGTCAGCACCTCATAGCCCTCTTTATCAAGGTGCTTTTTGATTGAAGCCCTTATCAGCTCCTCATCATCAATTACAAGAATCTTCACACTATGCAAATTACCAATGCCCTCCTATTGCTTCGATATCGGCAAGTATATCGTAAAAAGAGAACCCTTGCCAAGTTTACTCTCACAGGTGAGCACCCCGCCATGCTCGCGGATGATCTTCCGGGTAATGGACAAACCAAGGCCGGAACCCTTTGATTTTCTGGTGAAGAACGGCTCAAAAATATATTCCATATCTTCAGAGGATATGCCTTTTCCTGTATCCTCAAAACTGACAACCAGCTTACTGCCTCTGCTTAACTCCTTCTTTAAAGGATCCTCAAGTTTATCATAATCCAATTGATATGCCTTTATAGTTAGTTCCCCTCCTTCGGGCATCGCCTGAAGTGAATTGATCATCAGGTTCAGCGATACCTGCTGCATCTGGTCAGGATCCATGATAATATCAGGCAATCCTTCTTCGATCTCAGTATTGATTTTCACATTAAGGCTTTTAGCCTCAGGATAAACAAGAAAGACCGCCCGGTCAATAACTTCATTGATATTATAAGGCAGGAAGTGGGCTGCCTTAGGCTTCGCATAGCTCAGCAGATCCTTCACTGTTCTGTCAAGCCTCTTGACCTGGCTTAATATCTTGTCTGTTACAACCTTCTGGCTGCTGTCCTCACTCAGGTCAGCCTGCAAAAGCTGCACCGCACAGCTGATGCCTGTTAGGGGGTTCTTTATCTCATGAGCTATCCCTGCAACTACCTCCCCGATGGTTGCAAGCTTGGCAGCCCTCTCCATCTGCTGCTCATGCGTCTGCTCAAGCTCATGTCTGGCAGATTCAAGCGCTTCAACCATATTATCAAAGCTCGTTGCCAGAAGCCCGATCTCATCTTTACTCTTTATATTCATTCTGGCTGAAAGGTCGCCCTTCTCTATCTGTTTTATAGTACGCACCATACGGTTAAAGGGCCTGTCGATCAGGATGGCTATTATAAATAAAAAGGTTCCCATAATGAGTAAGAAACCTATAAAGGCATCTGTAAAATGCTCCCTTTCAAAATCTTTAATATCTGAATGTACCTTTGACAGGGATAATTCAACATCCATGACGCCGAGCACATCTTTTTCAGCCCCGTGGCATTTGTGGCATGCTAAATTGTTTTTAATTATTGTCAGCTTGGAAGCATAGACCATATCATCTTTCTTGATCATAAAGGGCTCAAAATGATTCCCCTCACGGTATTTTTCAAAGTCTTCATCGTATACCTTTCTCCCTATATCAGCAGGATTGGATGAGACCACTATGGTGCCGTCATCAGGAAGAAATATTCGAATTTCTTTAAGCTCTTCACTATCCTTGACAAGGCTTTCCATCATTGTCTGAAGATCTTTCCACCTGCTCTTTAACATAAGCACCATTATGCCGTGTGCTATTCTGTCAGAAAGAAGTACCGTCTTCTCCTTCTGGGAGTTCAGAAGTTTATCCTCAGTCAGCTTGATATCTCTCCAGGTGGTAGCAGTCATAATAATGGAGATAAGAAGAAAGGTGATGATGGCAATCTTAAATTTAAGGCTGTTAAGATTAAACATTGATAATTATAATACTATACGTCTTTTTTTTGAAACTCTTAATTAAAAAGGATTTTTTGTGCGCTTATACAAACTTGGGGAAATGATTCAAATGAGTGAAAAGAAGCGGCAAGCCCGGCAGATCACTCCCTGGCCTTATTGATCAGGCCGTCTAGATCCTTCGCAAGTTTTTTATCAAGGTTCAACAAAGCCTTATATTGCTCAATTGCAGGATTTAAGGAATCTTTATTAAGCTCAAGATAAGCCACACCAAGATTATATCTGGCGGATGCAAAATCCGGATCGATCCTGACAGCTTCCCGGTAAGCCTCAACAGCCTTTGAAGTTTCATTAATTTCCATGTATATTTTGCCGAGGTTATAGTATGCGGCTGAACTCTTTGAATTTACCTTTACAGCCTTTTTAAGCGCATCTATAGCCAGATCATATTTACGAAGCATTGAAGAGACGACTCCGAGAGAAATATACGCCTCTTCATAATTCGGGGCTATCTGAACCGCCATCTTATATGAGTCCATTGCTTCACTATATCTGTGTATTTTGTAATAGGAATTGCCCATATGAAAATATGCTTCAGCATATTCAGGCTTAAGTTTAACGGCTTGCCGGAAAGAATCGATCGCTTCCGAGTATTGCATCTTTTCCGCAAGGTTCAGCCCAAGTTTAAAGAAGGTCCCGGCATCAGGCTTCTCTGAATATTCCGCGATTACAAATGCCGGGAACAGAAAAAGGGCAATGAGAGTTAACCGAAATATTTTTATTGTTTTCCTTACATTCATATATGGATTATACAGGAATATATATATATTTCAACTAAATATACTGGAAGTATCCGTTTAATACTGCATAGAAAAACTTAATTGATATTTTATTCCGGTTGCCTAATTAAAATCGAATTTATATAATACTTGAACTTTATTTATATAATGCGGAGGGACAATGAGACTCAAAGGTAAAAACGCGCTTGTTACAGGCTCTGCCCAGGGCATCGGGTTGGCTATTGCACTTGCAATGGCAAAAGAGGGCGCTAACATCTGTATAGCTGATATTAAAGTTGATAACACCGGAGACATCGTTAACGATATAAACAAGACAGGTGTCAGATGTGTAAGTACAAGGCTTGATGTCTCCGGCCGGGAAAGTGTAACAAATGCCTTTGAGACATTCATCAATGAGTTCGGCAGCCTTGATATACTTGTAAATAATGCCGGCATCACGAGGGATTCACTTGCTTTGAGAATGAAGGAAGATGATTGGGACGCGGTAATAAATATCAACCTCAAAGGAACCTTTCTCTGCTCTAAAGAGGCGATCAAGATAATGTCAAAACAGCGGTCAGGTAAGATAATCAACATATCATCAGTCGTTGCATTTACAGGAAATCCTGGGCAGATAAACTACAGCGCTTCAAAAGCCGGGGTTATAGGCCTTACAAAGACGATCGCAAAAGAGTATGCAGGCCGCGGGATAAGGGTAAACGCCATCGCGCCAGGCTTTATTCAGACTGCCATGACCGAGGCCCTGCCGGAAAAAGTAAAGGAAGATATGAAGAACGCGATCCCGCTCAGAGAGTTCGGCACTCCTGAAGATGTTGCAAACGCGTGCGTATTCCTCGCATCTAACGAGTCTGACTATCTTACAGGCCAGGTGATCCATGTAAACGGCGGAATGTATATGTAGCAAAGGATTGCATGAAAAAATCATTCTAAAAATGTATAATTATTTCTCAAAAAAACCAGCTTTTTATTCTGATAATATTAAAACGGAGGGTTAGACATGTCAGTTGAAGAAAAAGTAAAAGAGATAATATCAAAACAGCTCGGTGTTGACGCGGATAAAGTAACTCCTGAATCATCATTTATCGATGACCTAGGGGCTGATTCTCTCGATACGGTTGAACTCGTAATGGCTCTTGAGGAATCTTTCAACATAGAGATCCCTGACGAAGATGCCGAGAAAATAATCAAGGTCCAGGACGCCATAAA harbors:
- the fabG gene encoding 3-oxoacyl-[acyl-carrier-protein] reductase; this translates as MRLKGKNALVTGSAQGIGLAIALAMAKEGANICIADIKVDNTGDIVNDINKTGVRCVSTRLDVSGRESVTNAFETFINEFGSLDILVNNAGITRDSLALRMKEDDWDAVININLKGTFLCSKEAIKIMSKQRSGKIINISSVVAFTGNPGQINYSASKAGVIGLTKTIAKEYAGRGIRVNAIAPGFIQTAMTEALPEKVKEDMKNAIPLREFGTPEDVANACVFLASNESDYLTGQVIHVNGGMYM
- a CDS encoding tetratricopeptide repeat protein, which encodes MNVRKTIKIFRLTLIALFLFPAFVIAEYSEKPDAGTFFKLGLNLAEKMQYSEAIDSFRQAVKLKPEYAEAYFHMGNSYYKIHRYSEAMDSYKMAVQIAPNYEEAYISLGVVSSMLRKYDLAIDALKKAVKVNSKSSAAYYNLGKIYMEINETSKAVEAYREAVRIDPDFASARYNLGVAYLELNKDSLNPAIEQYKALLNLDKKLAKDLDGLINKARE
- the acpP gene encoding acyl carrier protein produces the protein MSVEEKVKEIISKQLGVDADKVTPESSFIDDLGADSLDTVELVMALEESFNIEIPDEDAEKIIKVQDAIKYINEKSE
- a CDS encoding HAMP domain-containing protein; this translates as MFNLNSLKFKIAIITFLLISIIMTATTWRDIKLTEDKLLNSQKEKTVLLSDRIAHGIMVLMLKSRWKDLQTMMESLVKDSEELKEIRIFLPDDGTIVVSSNPADIGRKVYDEDFEKYREGNHFEPFMIKKDDMVYASKLTIIKNNLACHKCHGAEKDVLGVMDVELSLSKVHSDIKDFEREHFTDAFIGFLLIMGTFLFIIAILIDRPFNRMVRTIKQIEKGDLSARMNIKSKDEIGLLATSFDNMVEALESARHELEQTHEQQMERAAKLATIGEVVAGIAHEIKNPLTGISCAVQLLQADLSEDSSQKVVTDKILSQVKRLDRTVKDLLSYAKPKAAHFLPYNINEVIDRAVFLVYPEAKSLNVKINTEIEEGLPDIIMDPDQMQQVSLNLMINSLQAMPEGGELTIKAYQLDYDKLEDPLKKELSRGSKLVVSFEDTGKGISSEDMEYIFEPFFTRKSKGSGLGLSITRKIIREHGGVLTCESKLGKGSLFTIYLPISKQ
- a CDS encoding sigma-54-dependent Fis family transcriptional regulator, with product MHSVKILVIDDEELIRASIKKHLDKEGYEVLTAESGDEGLKTQKFQLPDIVLLDLHMPGISGMETLEAIKKFNKDTVVVIITAHGDIETAVTAIKLGAFDFVEKPFELSRVSIIIKKALENVDLKREVNFLRSEQHQKYNFDSIICESEIMSNMVALARKISESDANTVLIQGESGTGKTLIARVIHYHSPRASKPFVEVTCTALPETLVESELFGYEKGSFTDAKASKKGLFEMADGGTVYLDEVGDMKPSTQAKFLKVIEEKTFMRIGGLKETAVDVRIIATTNRNLKEEVKRGNFREDLYYRLNVIPLEFPALRERKEDIIPTAMYFINTLRKECRRNITGISKEAQELLLKYNWPGNIRELKNVVERVFILGTDGPMLPSHLPLEILNYGSGPSHTNEDSENKSQSGEFSFNLPGDGISIENIEKEFIIQALQVTRDNQTKAAKLLGLSRDALRYRMQKFKLIE